A DNA window from Bdellovibrio sp. BCCA contains the following coding sequences:
- a CDS encoding TolC family protein, with translation MKKSDVLKFSSLTLIFAALLAGNSASALSLNEYLGQVQQQSSGYKASSEQAEASALKSREADLIFTPRLFANARIGHDGKEQFGSAITYDRLKMQNYSLGVSQDFSFGLQTKLSYALDKIQVEGATLPAGMGDTFWTATPTLELTMPLWANGFGRSARANEDLTRQQNKAEQYGAQAQNQGYMVEAEAAYWRLSSAQEVVQVQTRALKNAQGILDYVSRKARMNLGENADVLQAKALVEATTYQLQLAQNQEKSARRAFNTYINKGAEESVPSLDSINYGSLEKVAVPTAKPGDRYDVKAAEAQARLAKSSAKLVAERNKPSVDLYGSYALNGRDEEMNEAMKNAGYTQHDTAFVGVRMSMPLNFSATSDAKAGALKAQRAAELSYQYKQFTQEQDWTNLVQQLGEAKENLRLATNIVNAQKAKLENERTRLRQGRTTTYQVLLFEQDFSQSEVNRVQAASQILGLQAQIKLYQASSSEGGI, from the coding sequence ATGAAGAAATCCGATGTACTGAAATTCTCTAGTCTCACGCTGATTTTTGCAGCCCTTCTCGCTGGAAACTCAGCTTCTGCCCTCTCACTCAATGAGTATTTGGGGCAAGTTCAACAACAAAGTTCTGGGTATAAAGCAAGCAGTGAGCAGGCCGAAGCGTCGGCGCTGAAATCACGCGAAGCTGATTTGATTTTTACTCCGCGTCTGTTCGCCAATGCGCGAATTGGACACGATGGTAAAGAGCAATTTGGTTCGGCGATTACCTACGACCGTCTCAAAATGCAAAACTATTCCTTGGGTGTTTCTCAAGATTTTAGCTTTGGTCTGCAGACCAAATTGTCTTACGCCTTAGATAAGATCCAGGTGGAGGGAGCAACTCTTCCGGCGGGAATGGGCGATACATTTTGGACAGCGACTCCAACGTTGGAATTAACAATGCCTTTATGGGCGAATGGTTTCGGTCGTTCGGCTCGCGCGAATGAAGATCTTACTCGTCAACAAAACAAAGCGGAACAATACGGAGCTCAGGCGCAAAACCAAGGATATATGGTAGAGGCGGAAGCGGCTTACTGGAGATTGTCTTCAGCTCAAGAAGTCGTGCAAGTGCAAACACGTGCTCTTAAAAATGCACAGGGCATTTTAGATTATGTGAGTCGCAAAGCTCGCATGAACTTGGGCGAAAACGCAGACGTTCTTCAAGCCAAAGCTTTGGTTGAAGCAACGACTTATCAATTGCAACTTGCACAGAACCAAGAAAAGTCAGCACGCCGCGCTTTCAATACATACATCAATAAAGGAGCTGAAGAATCCGTTCCTTCTTTGGATAGTATCAACTATGGAAGCCTCGAAAAGGTCGCGGTTCCTACTGCGAAGCCAGGCGATCGCTACGATGTGAAGGCGGCCGAAGCGCAAGCTCGTTTGGCCAAATCATCAGCGAAACTTGTTGCTGAAAGAAACAAACCGAGTGTTGATCTTTACGGAAGTTATGCACTGAACGGTCGCGATGAAGAAATGAATGAGGCGATGAAAAATGCCGGATACACACAGCACGATACAGCGTTTGTCGGTGTTCGCATGAGCATGCCTTTGAATTTCTCTGCAACGTCCGATGCTAAAGCGGGTGCTTTGAAAGCGCAAAGAGCGGCAGAGCTTTCTTATCAATATAAACAGTTCACTCAAGAACAAGACTGGACAAACTTGGTTCAGCAATTGGGTGAAGCAAAAGAAAATCTTCGTTTGGCGACGAACATCGTGAACGCACAAAAAGCCAAATTGGAGAACGAGAGAACACGTCTTCGCCAAGGAAGAACTACGACATATCAAGTTCTTCTCTTTGAACAGGACTTCTCTCAATCTGAAGTGAACCGCGTGCAAGCGGCTTCTCAGATCCTTGGATTACAGGCACAAATTAAACTTTATCAAGCTTCTTCTTCTGAAGGAGGTATCTAA
- a CDS encoding TetR/AcrR family transcriptional regulator has translation MTETSQTKTHKDESPAHVKSKKRDRSASEDRLIHAGLEMFSKLGFDGATTRMIAKKADVNESLIARYFDGKEGLLVAIIEKFLEEMNTRELPYPLHDTLADELEAYVKDRIQEGCTHEDFAKIIFSQALVNKKFKKRVTETIPMQLDARLIARMEMLAAQGKIKAGANVEELCQDIDTYMDGMFFFECILHETTKEELVKRTVRFVRLYAKLYEPSAK, from the coding sequence ATGACGGAAACATCTCAAACAAAAACGCATAAAGACGAAAGTCCAGCTCATGTTAAGAGTAAAAAAAGGGACCGTTCGGCTTCCGAGGACCGCCTTATTCACGCGGGCTTAGAGATGTTCTCAAAGCTGGGCTTTGACGGCGCAACCACTCGAATGATTGCGAAAAAAGCCGACGTAAATGAATCCCTGATCGCACGTTATTTTGACGGCAAAGAAGGTCTTCTTGTTGCGATTATCGAAAAGTTTCTTGAAGAGATGAACACTCGCGAACTTCCCTACCCTCTTCATGACACTTTGGCCGACGAACTTGAAGCTTACGTGAAAGACCGCATTCAAGAAGGTTGTACTCACGAGGACTTCGCAAAAATTATTTTCTCTCAAGCATTAGTAAATAAGAAATTTAAAAAGCGCGTGACCGAGACAATTCCCATGCAGCTGGATGCACGCCTAATCGCCCGTATGGAAATGCTGGCTGCGCAAGGAAAGATCAAGGCCGGTGCCAATGTTGAAGAGCTTTGCCAAGATATTGATACTTATATGGACGGAATGTTTTTCTTTGAATGTATTCTGCACGAGACAACGAAAGAAGAACTCGTGAAGCGCACGGTGAGATTTGTGCGTTTGTATGCGAAGCTTTATGAGCCTTCTGCGAAATAG
- a CDS encoding type II toxin-antitoxin system MqsA family antitoxin: MNKKMQCPVCGGLVEKKNIKGKTFQWKWFSEVPVLSNYYLPVCSKCGEMFINPEAARSLDIFLKDSVLSATKEFLRKLKENSKLSQKELADDIGISEVYLSSLIGGKKVPSLSVFNLIKITAKNTALLDEMKTLKGRSSNYASKNSEMKKFKFLSTSEQETYSKESTFNNILCEEIIH; this comes from the coding sequence ATGAACAAAAAAATGCAATGCCCAGTTTGTGGCGGGTTGGTCGAGAAAAAAAATATTAAAGGAAAGACCTTTCAATGGAAGTGGTTTTCCGAAGTCCCTGTTTTAAGCAACTACTACCTCCCGGTATGTTCAAAATGCGGAGAAATGTTTATCAATCCTGAAGCAGCACGTAGTTTAGACATTTTTTTAAAAGATTCTGTACTTAGCGCAACAAAAGAATTCCTTCGAAAGCTAAAAGAGAATTCAAAATTAAGCCAGAAGGAGTTGGCAGACGATATCGGAATTTCGGAAGTATATTTGTCGAGCCTCATAGGCGGCAAAAAGGTTCCAAGCTTATCAGTTTTTAACTTAATCAAAATCACGGCAAAGAACACAGCTTTATTAGACGAAATGAAAACCCTCAAAGGCAGATCAAGTAATTATGCATCTAAAAATTCTGAAATGAAAAAGTTTAAGTTTTTGAGTACTTCCGAACAGGAAACATACAGCAAAGAATCTACATTCAATAACATCCTTTGCGAGGAAATAATACATTGA
- a CDS encoding KGGVGR-motif variant AAA ATPase produces the protein MKVFKPYFTTFYSYKGGVGRTSALINSALHRAIEGDRVVVIDFDLEAPGIWPYVKEIAKHYSVDVELENRDGILEYLYEAVNSNEIPNLKSRAVSGKDLGLKNIEGQIWFIGAGNTSKADYSRKLSALNWASIFENNAGAAILANFKKQLAHEFDQPDHIFIDSRTGITEVGGVCTKYLADQVVTLSSLNDQNIRGTAKVVNSFRQSNISTILVASNVPAGLPWGKDQMFTERINLYKEAFGSFPSLLVYHYPSLSLSECIPVLFYAEKEHSILPADPLLKSYANLSDEIDQRNPNSFKILVHDISYSLFASAPNKEVLDAYFAFWEKYYSNRNSLLNFLKDLYSVILVLQENDIGKELLKKDRLKELKAINNYAPTNYPSLETLKDFITMKAGVEIVKEIEKDCSYCKSAGEWFQLLHEMPRIRATEILIREGYYDFILKNVKSSEDDESTVNIFGRAFCFEKTGQEEKALELYEQYIQALGERFDEFESSLPFITMAFAAEKINNLELAQEAIQKTHKFLKTSSESEYFIPATWKKTNNIKEFKKYVAELENSINKKMQI, from the coding sequence TTGAAGGTCTTCAAGCCCTATTTTACGACATTTTATTCTTATAAAGGCGGTGTCGGACGCACCAGTGCTCTGATTAATTCTGCTCTTCATAGAGCAATTGAAGGAGATCGAGTTGTTGTGATTGATTTCGACCTTGAAGCTCCTGGAATCTGGCCTTATGTAAAAGAAATTGCCAAACATTACTCAGTAGACGTCGAGCTAGAAAACAGAGATGGCATCCTTGAGTATTTATATGAGGCAGTAAATTCTAATGAAATACCGAACTTAAAATCGCGTGCTGTTTCCGGTAAAGATCTGGGATTAAAAAACATCGAAGGTCAGATTTGGTTTATTGGGGCGGGAAATACTTCAAAAGCGGATTACTCCAGAAAGTTATCAGCACTAAACTGGGCAAGTATTTTTGAAAATAATGCCGGTGCTGCGATTTTAGCAAATTTTAAAAAACAATTGGCGCACGAATTTGACCAACCCGATCATATCTTTATAGACTCCAGAACAGGAATCACAGAAGTCGGCGGAGTTTGTACAAAGTATTTAGCTGATCAAGTGGTCACATTGTCATCATTAAATGATCAAAACATTAGGGGAACTGCAAAAGTTGTAAATTCTTTTAGACAATCAAATATATCAACAATACTGGTTGCCTCAAACGTACCCGCAGGTCTTCCCTGGGGGAAGGATCAAATGTTCACAGAGAGAATCAATCTCTACAAAGAAGCCTTTGGGTCATTCCCTAGTCTGCTAGTTTACCACTACCCGAGTCTTTCTCTTTCTGAATGCATACCTGTTTTGTTCTATGCAGAAAAAGAACACTCAATTCTCCCCGCTGATCCTCTCCTAAAGTCATACGCCAATCTTTCTGATGAAATCGATCAAAGAAATCCAAATAGTTTTAAGATATTAGTTCATGACATTAGCTATTCTTTATTTGCTTCCGCTCCAAATAAGGAAGTATTAGACGCGTATTTTGCATTCTGGGAAAAATACTATTCAAACAGAAACTCGCTGTTAAATTTTCTTAAAGACCTATATTCGGTGATTCTTGTTTTGCAAGAAAACGACATCGGAAAAGAGCTGTTAAAAAAAGACCGCCTGAAAGAACTCAAGGCTATAAATAATTATGCTCCGACCAACTACCCTTCATTAGAAACCTTAAAAGATTTTATAACTATGAAAGCAGGAGTGGAAATCGTTAAGGAGATAGAGAAAGATTGTTCATATTGCAAGAGCGCCGGAGAATGGTTTCAATTATTACATGAAATGCCGAGAATTCGTGCGACTGAGATTCTAATTCGCGAAGGCTACTATGATTTCATTCTAAAAAACGTTAAGTCTTCAGAAGACGACGAAAGCACCGTGAATATCTTTGGAAGGGCCTTCTGTTTTGAAAAAACAGGGCAAGAAGAAAAAGCTTTGGAGCTCTATGAACAATACATTCAAGCATTAGGAGAAAGATTTGACGAATTCGAATCCTCACTTCCATTCATCACAATGGCATTTGCAGCTGAAAAGATTAATAATTTGGAATTAGCCCAAGAGGCAATCCAAAAAACTCACAAATTCCTTAAGACTTCTAGTGAGTCCGAATATTTTATACCAGCAACCTGGAAAAAAACGAATAACATCAAAGAGTTTAAAAAGTATGTTGCAGAGTTAGAAAACTCGATAAATAAAAAAATGCAAATTTGA
- a CDS encoding sigma-54 interaction domain-containing protein: MNDNNSTTVLPSSQNANQVMWNTNQTSKVLENKTIVYQSEVMGSLMKMIDRVAPSNANILVLGESGTGKELIARSIHDRSGRKNKPFVAINCGALRETLLESELFGHEKGSFTGAYNRKIGLAEAASGGTLFLDEIGELDPAIQAKLLRFIQEGEVYRVGGKDPIKVDIRLICATNRELDQEVIKGNFREDLFYRINTIVVSAPPLRRRKEDIPALVNHFLNNSQHAYLNRGRSVNEEAMKALVRYDWPGNIRELQNVCERLQILSEGHMIMLNDIPENIRNGEMEKDIIDYDPQMTLHELEKRYILKALAHFGGNKTQAANNLGITIKTLYNKLHEYGEFEKFAVHTKPMK, translated from the coding sequence ATGAACGATAACAACTCAACGACCGTTTTGCCCTCTTCTCAGAATGCAAACCAAGTCATGTGGAACACAAACCAAACTTCAAAAGTTTTGGAAAACAAGACCATCGTCTATCAATCTGAAGTGATGGGAAGTCTCATGAAGATGATCGATCGCGTGGCTCCTTCTAACGCGAACATCTTGGTGTTGGGTGAGTCTGGAACAGGTAAAGAGCTTATCGCTCGTTCTATCCACGATCGTTCAGGTCGTAAGAACAAACCGTTTGTTGCCATCAACTGCGGTGCTCTTCGTGAGACTCTCCTTGAGTCAGAACTTTTCGGTCACGAAAAAGGTTCTTTCACTGGCGCTTACAATCGTAAAATCGGTTTGGCTGAAGCGGCGAGCGGCGGAACTTTGTTCCTTGATGAAATCGGTGAGTTGGATCCGGCTATCCAAGCTAAACTTCTTCGTTTCATCCAAGAAGGTGAAGTTTACCGCGTCGGTGGTAAAGACCCTATCAAAGTTGATATCCGTTTGATCTGTGCGACGAACAGAGAGTTGGATCAAGAAGTTATCAAAGGCAACTTCCGTGAAGACTTGTTCTATCGTATCAACACAATCGTAGTAAGTGCTCCGCCTCTTCGCCGTCGTAAAGAAGACATTCCGGCGTTGGTGAATCACTTCTTGAACAACTCTCAACATGCTTATTTGAATCGCGGTCGTTCTGTGAATGAAGAAGCGATGAAAGCCCTTGTGCGTTACGACTGGCCAGGAAATATCCGTGAGCTTCAAAACGTGTGCGAAAGACTTCAGATCTTGTCTGAAGGCCACATGATCATGCTTAACGATATTCCAGAAAACATCCGTAACGGTGAGATGGAAAAAGACATTATTGATTACGATCCACAAATGACTTTGCACGAGCTAGAAAAGCGTTACATCTTGAAAGCTCTTGCTCACTTCGGTGGAAACAAAACTCAAGCTGCTAACAACTTGGGTATCACGATCAAGACTCTTTATAACAAACTTCACGAATACGGTGAGTTTGAAAAATTCGCGGTTCACACAAAACCGATGAAGTAA
- a CDS encoding tyrosine-type recombinase/integrase — protein MAKAFKLAENIDKYLKYMTFIKSASPLTIKSYKLDLNQAFNYEYHSLSSKSWSEADLLATARGAFNGWAHLSLASRNRKAATLKSFFSWAFDQGLTERDLSLQIASPKVPKKLPHFLSVDEALSVLNSFDTHKEIPLKEKVLFLLLYGGGLRVSEACHLKWSDLQLGQKILRVKGKGSKERVVALPSLTVEVLQRWKKESSFDEFVFGEKPLNTRTAYEMVRQSGIRAGLLKPLHPHALRHSFATHLLSSGANLRTLQELLGHESLQATEKYTHLGIDQLARTMEKMHPLGKKSG, from the coding sequence ATGGCGAAGGCTTTTAAACTGGCCGAAAATATCGATAAGTATCTGAAATACATGACTTTTATTAAGTCAGCCTCCCCGCTTACGATCAAAAGCTACAAATTGGATTTGAACCAGGCTTTTAATTATGAATATCACTCGCTTTCATCAAAAAGCTGGAGCGAGGCCGACCTTCTGGCCACCGCCCGCGGAGCCTTCAATGGATGGGCTCACTTATCCTTGGCCTCCCGCAATCGCAAAGCAGCCACACTAAAAAGCTTCTTCTCCTGGGCCTTTGATCAGGGCCTTACAGAGAGAGATCTTTCCCTGCAAATCGCCAGTCCCAAAGTTCCGAAGAAGCTGCCGCATTTTTTAAGTGTCGATGAAGCTCTCTCTGTGCTTAACAGTTTTGATACGCACAAAGAAATTCCGCTGAAAGAAAAAGTTCTGTTTCTGCTTTTGTACGGCGGAGGACTGCGCGTGAGTGAAGCGTGCCATCTCAAATGGTCTGATCTTCAATTGGGACAGAAAATTTTGCGCGTCAAAGGAAAAGGTTCCAAAGAAAGAGTCGTCGCACTTCCTTCACTGACTGTGGAGGTTTTGCAGAGATGGAAAAAAGAAAGTTCTTTTGATGAATTTGTTTTCGGAGAAAAACCTCTGAACACACGCACGGCGTACGAGATGGTTCGTCAAAGCGGAATTCGTGCGGGGCTGTTAAAGCCACTTCATCCACATGCTTTAAGACACAGCTTTGCCACTCATCTTCTGAGCAGCGGAGCCAACTTAAGAACTCTGCAAGAATTATTGGGCCATGAAAGCCTGCAAGCGACGGAAAAATACACCCACTTAGGCATTGATCAACTGGCGCGCACGATGGAAAAGATGCATCCGCTGGGAAAAAAGAGCGGCTAA
- the recO gene encoding DNA repair protein RecO translates to MTQGQDRFIILRKIKYSEADLIIHALSPKGEKLSFIARGALKSKKRFGGGVLEPSHFVTFTYKQAADEGQLNVLQEATLINDFPGIRKDYDHLELALHALECVSKVSQEGDKNSEFLFNLLGNTLKAIETAQDPLVLKMHFYLKFLLQQGVVNAEPWMAPFLKANLADTNQLVNYRQTVDDELYNVEQMVKHYLEHATL, encoded by the coding sequence GTGACGCAAGGACAAGACCGCTTTATCATTTTAAGAAAGATCAAATATTCCGAGGCGGATTTGATTATTCATGCACTTTCGCCAAAAGGTGAGAAGCTGTCTTTTATTGCGCGCGGAGCTTTGAAAAGTAAGAAGCGCTTTGGCGGGGGAGTTCTTGAGCCCTCGCACTTTGTGACCTTCACGTACAAGCAAGCCGCCGATGAAGGACAGCTCAACGTTCTTCAAGAAGCAACCTTGATCAATGATTTCCCTGGAATTCGCAAAGACTATGATCATCTTGAATTGGCCTTGCATGCGTTAGAGTGTGTGAGCAAGGTGAGTCAAGAAGGGGATAAGAATTCAGAATTTTTATTCAACCTTCTCGGCAATACTTTAAAAGCGATCGAGACCGCCCAAGATCCCTTAGTTTTAAAAATGCATTTCTATTTAAAATTCTTACTTCAACAAGGTGTGGTGAATGCAGAACCTTGGATGGCTCCATTTTTAAAAGCCAATCTTGCAGATACAAATCAATTGGTGAATTACCGTCAGACGGTGGATGATGAACTCTACAATGTCGAGCAGATGGTGAAGCACTATCTGGAGCACGCGACGCTTTAG
- a CDS encoding NADH:flavin oxidoreductase produces MKDHSLFKPFQYKNLQLKNRIVMAPMTRSKSPNGIPTEDVAKYYQRRAQGEVGLILSEGTVINRPASSNDNNVPRFHGENSLKKWKVVIDAVHEAGGKMAPQIWHMGKMKPHQSGWLPPTPFEGPADMSLEDIHTTIEAYAQAALDAKNLGFDTVEVHGAHGYLIDQFFWDGMNTRKDEFGGSSIKERSRFGIEVIKAIRAKVGPDFPILLRLSQWKQQNYEAKLAQTPKEMEEWLLPLSEAGVDIFHCSQRRFWEPEFADSDLNFAGWAKKITGKPTITVGSVGLSNVDFIQSFKGQSAEAGSLEELTRRLDRGDFDLVAVGRALLSDPMWVKKVKEERFADLTGFNPADLAVLT; encoded by the coding sequence ATGAAAGACCACTCATTATTTAAGCCCTTCCAATATAAAAATCTGCAATTAAAAAATCGCATCGTGATGGCGCCGATGACGCGATCGAAGTCTCCGAACGGGATTCCTACGGAAGATGTCGCCAAATATTATCAACGCCGCGCTCAGGGCGAAGTAGGCTTGATTCTTTCAGAAGGAACCGTCATCAATAGACCTGCGTCTTCGAATGACAACAATGTTCCTCGTTTTCATGGTGAAAACTCTCTTAAAAAATGGAAAGTCGTGATTGATGCCGTTCATGAAGCCGGTGGGAAAATGGCTCCACAAATTTGGCATATGGGAAAAATGAAGCCTCACCAATCAGGATGGCTTCCACCGACTCCTTTTGAGGGCCCTGCTGATATGAGCCTTGAAGACATTCACACGACGATCGAGGCTTACGCACAAGCGGCTCTTGATGCAAAAAATCTGGGATTCGATACTGTGGAAGTTCACGGTGCTCACGGCTATTTGATTGATCAATTTTTCTGGGATGGAATGAACACGCGCAAAGATGAATTTGGCGGATCTTCTATTAAAGAAAGAAGTCGTTTTGGAATTGAAGTCATTAAAGCTATCAGAGCAAAAGTGGGACCCGACTTCCCGATTCTTCTTCGTTTGTCTCAGTGGAAACAACAAAACTACGAAGCAAAACTTGCACAGACTCCGAAGGAAATGGAGGAGTGGCTGCTTCCTTTGAGTGAAGCGGGCGTTGATATTTTCCACTGCTCACAAAGAAGATTTTGGGAGCCGGAGTTTGCAGATTCTGATTTGAACTTTGCAGGCTGGGCAAAAAAGATCACAGGCAAACCGACAATCACGGTGGGTTCAGTGGGCCTGAGCAATGTGGATTTTATCCAAAGTTTTAAAGGTCAAAGTGCTGAAGCAGGATCACTGGAAGAATTAACTCGCCGATTGGATCGCGGAGATTTTGATTTGGTTGCTGTCGGTAGAGCGCTTTTATCTGATCCAATGTGGGTTAAAAAAGTGAAGGAAGAAAGATTCGCGGATTTAACTGGGTTTAATCCAGCGGATTTAGCCGTATTAACTTAA